In Actinomycetota bacterium, a genomic segment contains:
- a CDS encoding alcohol dehydrogenase catalytic domain-containing protein gives MKAAIWHAQRDMRLEDIPEPEVGPEDVKIKVAYAGICHTDVFEYLYGPQTIFNPPIALGHEFSGVVEEVGEAVTGLQKGDPVTGLPYYPCYECVYCQEDNWNLCLNPKAHGMHIHGTFAEYVPLHHRGVYKLPEGVSLEEAATIEPTSVCYRAIKRSGLQPGENVFIVGAGPVGLLMAMVAKYKGAGNIIVSEPLESRRQKALEMGATHVLNPETEDPISRVSEINGGMGADVSFDCVGLQASIDTAVYSTRKNGRIGLLGFAFYESPVYPMVLLAAFACEYNFFATMGYNVEMKEVVDLVGSGGLHPGDVISNVIPFDQIVEFFDNFEENRRKYLKILLKIG, from the coding sequence ATGAAAGCGGCGATCTGGCACGCACAGCGCGACATGAGGTTGGAGGACATCCCGGAACCAGAGGTGGGACCCGAGGACGTGAAGATCAAGGTGGCTTACGCGGGCATCTGCCACACCGACGTCTTCGAGTACCTGTACGGCCCGCAGACCATCTTCAACCCTCCCATCGCCCTCGGACACGAGTTCTCGGGCGTGGTGGAGGAAGTCGGTGAAGCGGTGACCGGCCTGCAGAAGGGCGACCCGGTGACCGGGCTCCCCTATTACCCGTGTTACGAGTGCGTCTACTGCCAGGAGGACAACTGGAACCTGTGCCTGAACCCCAAGGCCCACGGCATGCACATCCATGGCACCTTCGCCGAGTACGTTCCCCTGCATCACCGTGGGGTCTACAAGCTCCCCGAGGGCGTCAGCCTGGAGGAAGCGGCCACCATCGAGCCCACCTCGGTGTGCTACCGGGCCATCAAGCGCTCCGGCCTCCAGCCCGGCGAGAACGTCTTCATCGTCGGCGCGGGGCCGGTGGGACTGCTCATGGCCATGGTGGCGAAGTACAAGGGGGCGGGCAACATCATCGTCAGCGAGCCCCTGGAGTCGCGGCGGCAGAAGGCGCTTGAGATGGGGGCCACCCACGTCCTCAACCCGGAGACCGAGGACCCCATCAGCCGGGTCTCGGAGATCAACGGCGGCATGGGGGCGGACGTGAGCTTCGACTGCGTGGGGCTGCAGGCCAGCATCGACACCGCCGTGTATTCCACGCGCAAGAACGGGCGCATCGGGCTGCTGGGCTTCGCGTTCTATGAATCGCCCGTCTACCCCATGGTGCTGCTGGCCGCCTTCGCCTGCGAATACAACTTCTTCGCCACCATGGGCTACAACGTGGAGATGAAGGAGGTCGTGGACCTGGTGGGCTCGGGCGGCCTGCACCCCGGCGACGTGATAAGCAACGTCATCCCCTTCGACCAGATCGTGGAGTTCTTCGACAACTTCGAGGAGAACCGCCGCAAGTACCTAAAGATACTCTTAAAGATCGGGTAG
- a CDS encoding MarR family transcriptional regulator, translated as MKRKEIFSHLSEIERLYTLFDYTTTLWEAKELSLYHIDKVEFYLLLLMRFREDMRMKDVAELLSLNSSTLTQIAQRCERKGLVKREKNPNDRRETMLRFTPKGRKLIDNIVSHRQALFFPVWEKVSVEDIEGFMTVLRTVVETLEDRVTYLEHLNRPW; from the coding sequence ATGAAGCGCAAGGAGATCTTCTCCCACCTGTCCGAGATCGAGAGGCTCTATACCCTCTTCGATTACACCACCACCCTGTGGGAGGCCAAGGAGCTGTCACTGTACCACATCGACAAGGTGGAGTTCTATCTCCTGCTGCTCATGCGCTTCCGCGAGGACATGCGCATGAAGGACGTGGCCGAGCTGCTCTCGCTCAACAGCTCTACCCTCACCCAGATCGCCCAGAGATGCGAGAGAAAAGGCCTTGTAAAGAGGGAAAAGAACCCCAACGACCGCCGTGAGACCATGCTCAGGTTCACCCCCAAGGGCAGGAAGCTCATCGACAACATCGTCAGCCACCGCCAGGCGCTGTTCTTCCCGGTGTGGGAGAAGGTGAGCGTGGAGGATATCGAGGGGTTCATGACCGTACTGCGCACGGTGGTGGAGACGCTGGAGGACCGCGTCACCTACCTGGAGCACCTCAACCGTCCCTGGTGA
- a CDS encoding 4-hydroxyphenylacetate 3-hydroxylase family protein, translated as MKIDSPEAYIDSLRKLERRIYVMGERVDNPTDHPMIRPSINAVAETYDLGEEPEAENLLFVKSHLSGERVSRFTHIHQSTDDLVNKVLMQRMLGRRTSTCFQRCVGMDGINALYSVTYECDQACGSEYHERLKDYLRFIQSENVVVDGAMTDVKGDRGLRPADQADPDMFVRVVERQADGIVVRGAKAHQTGSLNSHEILVMPTTAMRASEGDYAVSFAVPADTEGITFILGRQPSDTRKMEGSPMDVGNPRYGSQEALVVFDDVFVPWERVFMCGEHEQSGKVVERFAAYHRQSYGGCKVGVGDVLAGAAQLAAFYSGVDRVSHVRDKITEMVHLNETLFSCGIACSARGEATPSGCYMVDVLLANICKHNVTRYPFEISRLLQDIAGGLVVTMPSQKDFENPEVAPYLEKYLKGSADVPTLDRMKVLKFIENMTMGCGAAAYLTESIHGAGSPQAQRIMIYRMADLDEKVKYAKKLADIE; from the coding sequence ATGAAGATAGACAGCCCGGAAGCATATATCGACAGCCTGCGCAAGCTGGAGCGCAGGATATACGTCATGGGGGAGCGGGTGGACAACCCCACCGACCACCCCATGATCAGGCCGTCGATAAACGCCGTCGCCGAGACCTACGACCTTGGCGAGGAGCCCGAGGCGGAGAACCTGCTCTTCGTGAAGTCCCATCTCAGCGGGGAGAGGGTCAGCCGTTTCACCCATATCCACCAGTCCACGGACGACCTGGTGAACAAGGTACTCATGCAGCGCATGCTGGGCCGGCGCACCTCCACCTGTTTCCAGCGCTGCGTGGGCATGGACGGAATCAACGCCCTGTACTCCGTCACCTACGAGTGCGACCAGGCGTGCGGCTCGGAGTACCACGAACGGCTCAAGGACTATCTCCGCTTCATCCAGTCCGAGAACGTGGTGGTGGACGGGGCCATGACCGACGTCAAGGGCGACCGCGGCCTGCGCCCCGCCGACCAGGCCGACCCCGACATGTTCGTGCGCGTGGTGGAGCGCCAGGCGGACGGCATCGTGGTGCGGGGGGCCAAGGCCCACCAGACCGGCTCCCTCAACTCCCACGAGATCCTGGTCATGCCCACCACCGCCATGCGCGCCAGCGAGGGCGACTACGCAGTCTCCTTCGCGGTGCCGGCGGACACGGAGGGCATAACCTTCATACTGGGGCGGCAGCCCTCTGACACCCGCAAGATGGAGGGCAGCCCAATGGACGTGGGCAACCCCAGGTACGGCAGCCAGGAGGCGCTGGTCGTCTTCGACGACGTCTTCGTCCCCTGGGAGCGGGTGTTCATGTGCGGGGAGCACGAGCAGAGCGGCAAGGTGGTGGAGCGCTTCGCGGCCTACCACCGCCAGAGCTACGGCGGCTGCAAGGTGGGCGTCGGCGACGTACTGGCGGGGGCGGCACAGCTGGCGGCGTTCTACAGCGGGGTGGACCGGGTCAGCCACGTCAGGGACAAGATCACCGAGATGGTCCACCTGAACGAGACCCTCTTCTCCTGCGGCATCGCCTGTTCTGCACGGGGGGAAGCCACGCCCTCGGGGTGCTACATGGTGGACGTGCTGCTGGCGAACATCTGCAAGCACAACGTCACCCGCTACCCTTTCGAGATCTCCCGCCTGCTGCAGGACATCGCCGGCGGGCTGGTGGTCACCATGCCCTCGCAGAAGGACTTCGAGAACCCCGAGGTCGCGCCCTACCTGGAGAAATACCTTAAGGGATCGGCCGATGTCCCCACCCTGGACCGCATGAAGGTGCTCAAGTTCATCGAGAACATGACCATGGGCTGCGGCGCGGCGGCCTACCTCACCGAGAGCATCCACGGGGCCGGATCGCCCCAGGCGCAGCGTATCATGATCTACCGCATGGCCGACCTCGACGAAAAAGTAAAATACGCCAAAAAACTCGCGGACATAGAATAA
- a CDS encoding ABC transporter substrate-binding protein, whose protein sequence is MRLKAIIVLIVALMMVTLGLASCGESGGGGEKTTKKIGLTAPLSGVAAAYGQDIKDGLEMAINRINQEGGITIGDTTYVFELLAADDEATPEPALSNAQRFILEEDIQAIFDPVATSIQPLIGINEKPGEEFLVMAYTSVPLYTQKVNKYMITLPPPFSVYIPEWIKLAMGKGWMKMGMLQTTGAYGDLWGSSMEKAWTAAGGTVVAKAPASYYTESDFTPYLTTVLAANPDVIFCGGPSDPTALVIDQARSLGFKGGFIVIDQAKLDVIADTTGMEKLEGAIGVLPVEDAFDLWPYLKTFNDDYVAEFGGERTTWESAIAYSGMMILARAMEAAESVDDVAAIREGFDQSGVAVLDPEQYPVGYQGIDTTTGALWMPGTATMVEGGVFVEMEPIEWWLK, encoded by the coding sequence ATGCGTCTGAAAGCGATCATCGTGCTGATCGTGGCCCTGATGATGGTCACCCTGGGACTGGCCTCGTGCGGAGAAAGCGGGGGCGGCGGTGAGAAGACCACCAAGAAGATAGGGCTGACCGCTCCGCTCAGCGGCGTTGCGGCAGCCTACGGGCAGGACATCAAGGACGGACTGGAAATGGCCATCAACAGGATCAACCAGGAAGGTGGAATCACCATCGGCGACACCACCTACGTCTTTGAGCTGCTCGCCGCGGACGATGAGGCAACGCCGGAGCCGGCCCTCTCCAACGCGCAGCGCTTCATCCTCGAGGAGGACATCCAGGCCATCTTCGATCCCGTGGCCACCTCCATCCAGCCGCTCATCGGCATCAACGAGAAGCCTGGCGAGGAGTTCCTGGTAATGGCCTACACCAGCGTGCCCCTGTACACGCAGAAGGTCAACAAGTACATGATCACCTTGCCCCCGCCCTTCTCCGTCTATATCCCGGAGTGGATCAAGCTGGCCATGGGCAAGGGCTGGATGAAGATGGGCATGCTGCAGACCACCGGGGCCTACGGTGACCTGTGGGGTTCGAGTATGGAAAAAGCCTGGACAGCCGCGGGAGGAACGGTAGTGGCAAAGGCTCCCGCCAGCTACTACACGGAGTCCGACTTCACGCCTTACCTGACCACGGTCCTCGCTGCCAACCCCGACGTCATCTTCTGCGGCGGTCCCTCGGACCCGACCGCACTGGTGATAGACCAGGCCAGGAGCCTGGGCTTCAAGGGAGGCTTTATCGTCATCGACCAGGCCAAGCTGGACGTCATCGCCGACACCACGGGCATGGAGAAGCTCGAGGGCGCCATCGGCGTGCTGCCGGTGGAGGACGCCTTCGACCTGTGGCCATACCTCAAGACCTTCAACGATGACTACGTGGCCGAATTCGGCGGCGAGAGGACGACCTGGGAGAGCGCCATCGCCTATTCCGGGATGATGATCCTGGCCAGGGCCATGGAAGCGGCGGAGAGCGTGGACGACGTGGCGGCCATCAGGGAAGGCTTCGACCAGAGCGGCGTCGCGGTGCTAGATCCCGAGCAATACCCCGTGGGCTACCAGGGTATCGATACCACCACCGGGGCCCTGTGGATGCCGGGAACCGCCACCATGGTGGAGGGGGGCGTGTTCGTGGAGATGGAACCGATTGAGTGGTGGCTGAAATAG